The region AACGTGTCATGGAGGGGCTGCCGCCTGCGGAAGATTCCGACGACGACAACTCCGACGCGGGCAGTGCGCCCAGCGTCACCGCGATCCCAAAGGCGAAGGGCAAAAAGACCCCGCCAAAGGATGGCGGGATGGAGCCTGAACCCTCGGTCTAATTTCCTGTCGAGACCTGTAGAATGACCCCGCTTCGGCGGGGTCTTTTCGTTGTGATCCGCCTATCTGACTAGGAGGGCAGGATTTCGCTATCGCTTCGCAGCCGCCAGCGGGTTAGACAGGATCGAATGTCTTTACCTAGCGGGACTTATGCGACGCACCCTTTTTGCCTTAGCCGCTTTCTCTGCCCTCATCACCGGCGCCGCTTGGGCCGAACCGCAAAACTACGCGGTCGCCTTGGGCGGGCGGCAACTGGGTACCTTGCAGTTCAACGGGCAAAGCCGGAATGCGGCGTTTCTTCTGTCGCTGAATAACGCGCCTTTCGGCATCAAGAACGGCACCTTCAACGCGGCAACCCAGTCGGCTGGCAGTGAGGTCAACTATCTGGGATCAAACCGGGGCAGCGAGACGCGCGATATCGTGATTGCACGGACGGCCGGGCAGGTCACCTCGGTGGAAATCACGCCGTCGTCGGAAATGACGCAGCTGTCAGAGGCCAAAGCGGTGCCTGCCGGGGTCCTCTTCCCACCAGAGCTTTTTGCAGCGCTTGCGAATGCCGAAAGCTGTCCATCTCCGCTGTCCCTTTATGATGGTCGCCGCGTCGTCCAGATTGCCACTCAGGCCGTCAGTCAGAACGGTGCCTCGGTGCTTTGCGATATGTCTTACCGCGTAGTCATGGGGCCGGGCTATGTCTCTCCCTTTTACCTCAAGTCCTTCGGAATGGACCTCGTCTATACCGCTGGCAGGCTTGCCAAAGCATCCCTAAGTGGCGGCGGATTTAGGGTGCATCTGACCCGCCAATAGCCATAGGTTTTCCCATCCGATCCAAGCATTTAAGGACAATAAGATGCCCGAGCTTCGCACGACGGACCACACCGCCCGGATCACCTGGCTGGGCATGGTCCCCCAAGACCGCAAGAACATCCGCTCGGTTCCTATGGCGCAGGCCTATGCCAGTTATGCAGGGTTCGAAGGGGATTTTCACGCCGGTCTGACCCGCCCCGCCTGCGTGCGCGTGCGCAACCTTCATCTCAAGGGAACCGAAATCCGCAATACGCGCCAGCTTTCTATTCTCTCTGCCGAAGAAATGGCACAGATTGCTAAGGGCATCGACCTGCCGGAGCTTGACCCCACACTGCTCGGCGTTTCGATCATCCTTGAAGGCATCCCGGACTTCACCCTGGTCCCGCCCGGATCGCGGTTGCAGAACGCCGAAGGCACCACATTGGTGGTGGATATCGAAAACGGCCCCTGCAATTTGCCGG is a window of Sulfitobacter sp. W027 DNA encoding:
- a CDS encoding MOSC domain-containing protein; translation: MPELRTTDHTARITWLGMVPQDRKNIRSVPMAQAYASYAGFEGDFHAGLTRPACVRVRNLHLKGTEIRNTRQLSILSAEEMAQIAKGIDLPELDPTLLGVSIILEGIPDFTLVPPGSRLQNAEGTTLVVDIENGPCNLPAREIESEASGHGKGFKAAAQGKRGVTAWVEREGPLALGDELRLFVPNQPIWPHLD